One region of Paucibacter aquatile genomic DNA includes:
- a CDS encoding AGE family epimerase/isomerase — MSNLPDFRSRAVLLAHAQHSMSFYHPRCIDWSGGMYHFFKDDGRVYDAEQRHLVSSTRFVFTYAMAYRHFGQPEYLDGLRHALKFLREAHRDTEFGGYSWQLRCHPGGREVLDGTQHAYGQAFVLLAYSHALMAGLDEARPWVAETFELMERSFWEPEAGLYADEASRDWRERGSYRGQNANMHACEALLAAYRATGETRYLERAYTVAFNITQRQAERCGGLIWEHYDSNWQPDWQFNIEDPANLFRPWGYQPGHFTEWAKLLLQLESLGGALERDLSWALPTAERLFKVAVEKGWHAEHGGLCYSISPELNICDADKYFWVQAESAAAAAMLAQRTKHPFYWDWYERLWAYSWTHFVDHEHGAWWRILDAQNRKYSDEKSPAGKVDYHTMGACYDIVAVLDAADAAGERGHA; from the coding sequence ATGTCCAATCTCCCCGACTTTCGCTCTCGGGCGGTGCTGCTCGCCCATGCGCAGCACAGCATGAGCTTCTACCACCCGCGCTGCATCGACTGGAGCGGTGGCATGTACCACTTCTTCAAGGACGATGGCCGGGTCTACGACGCCGAGCAGCGCCATCTGGTCAGCAGCACGCGCTTTGTGTTCACCTACGCCATGGCCTACCGCCATTTCGGCCAGCCCGAGTACCTGGACGGCCTGCGCCATGCGCTGAAGTTCCTGCGCGAGGCGCACCGCGACACCGAGTTTGGCGGCTACAGCTGGCAGCTGCGCTGCCACCCTGGTGGTCGTGAAGTGCTGGACGGCACCCAGCATGCCTACGGTCAGGCCTTTGTGCTGCTGGCCTACTCGCATGCGCTGATGGCCGGGCTGGACGAGGCGCGGCCCTGGGTGGCCGAGACTTTCGAGCTGATGGAGCGCAGCTTCTGGGAGCCCGAGGCCGGCCTCTACGCCGACGAAGCCAGCCGCGACTGGCGCGAGCGCGGCAGCTACCGCGGCCAGAACGCGAACATGCATGCCTGCGAAGCGCTGCTGGCCGCCTACCGTGCCACGGGCGAAACGCGTTATCTGGAGCGCGCCTACACCGTGGCCTTCAACATCACCCAGCGCCAGGCCGAGCGCTGCGGCGGCCTGATCTGGGAACACTACGACAGCAACTGGCAGCCCGACTGGCAGTTCAATATCGAGGACCCGGCCAATCTGTTCCGCCCCTGGGGCTACCAGCCCGGCCATTTCACCGAGTGGGCAAAGCTGCTGCTGCAGCTGGAGTCGCTGGGCGGCGCCCTGGAGCGCGACCTGAGCTGGGCCCTGCCCACGGCCGAGCGCCTGTTCAAGGTGGCGGTGGAGAAGGGCTGGCATGCCGAGCATGGCGGCCTGTGCTATTCCATCTCGCCCGAGCTGAACATCTGCGACGCGGACAAGTACTTCTGGGTGCAGGCCGAGAGTGCGGCCGCCGCCGCCATGCTGGCCCAGCGCACCAAGCACCCCTTCTACTGGGACTGGTACGAGCGCCTCTGGGCCTACAGCTGGACGCATTTTGTCGACCACGAGCATGGCGCCTGGTGGCGCATTCTCGATGCGCAGAACCGCAAGTACAGCGACGAGAAGAGCCCAGCCGGCAAGGTGGACTATCACACCATGGGTGCCTGCTATGACATCGTGGCGGTGCTGGATGCTGCGGATGCGGCCGGGGAGCGAGGCCATGCATGA
- a CDS encoding GH92 family glycosyl hydrolase, translating to MATFHPLRTRGLATLGLLAGFYLLPATVPQAEAAPLSAGSMPVNTFIGTQDDGNTFPGASAPFGMIQVSPTGEHYAGWRYNDTRIRGFGHSYLSGAGCWEQGGQLSVLPVTGRIAPGGDFDTAKVGSFDHKRYAAEYTHAGEVGQAGYYKVQLTSYGGITAEATALTRAAAERYRFAAGAPTGHVLVNLGQANEKHSVVGSELRVGDDQRSIEGKITTKSFCGGAQYTTWFRMVFDRPFVAHGIWDGAGAWPGAKGPSHQGEARPHGAWLSFDLQGGKSAVTAVSAISHVDAEGARINLRAEGLAPGGEPLSFDAMRAKAEANWQRELSSVRIEGGSVDDRTVFYTALYHSLLQPLTGSDADGRYRGYDDAIHTAKHQGKEWTYYEFFSLWDTYRTQNQLLALLRPERARDIAYSVLKIREQGGWLPRWGYANFETNIMTGDPVTPFLVDLWRLGALKGREREAYAALRENAFGVPPHRIRAQGRAGNPSYLKQGFVQYDRGFVSKGMDVDPHHGASSTLEYALADGALAEMAQALGHKQDAQVLAQRALNWRRIWDERVLDTPTGQRGFPRPRRADGSWFTELNGGYDPRSERGFHEGTAWQYQWLVPQDIPGLVSAMGGPAGAAQRLDHFFDYEALLADPAAAVRKSWVVGPYSYYSQFRYNPNNEPDLHAPWVYTLIGQPWKTATVLRAAETLFGNAPNGVTGNDDLGTMSAWYLFSALGLYPDMPGSGRFLLHAPRFARAEIDLGSSGRSLRIEAPEAKPGERRFVEAVTWAGGAHHPVWLSWEALQSGATLSFKLSPQPDPQGWGTRARDLPKAPAGLKP from the coding sequence ATGGCCACCTTCCACCCCCTCAGAACCCGCGGCCTTGCGACGCTGGGCTTGCTGGCCGGTTTCTACCTGCTGCCAGCGACCGTGCCGCAGGCCGAGGCGGCCCCGCTCAGCGCGGGCAGCATGCCGGTCAACACCTTCATCGGCACCCAGGACGACGGCAACACCTTCCCCGGTGCATCCGCGCCCTTCGGCATGATCCAGGTCAGCCCGACCGGCGAGCATTACGCCGGCTGGCGCTACAACGACACCCGCATCCGCGGCTTCGGCCATTCCTATCTGTCCGGCGCGGGCTGCTGGGAGCAGGGCGGCCAGCTCTCGGTGCTGCCGGTCACGGGGCGCATCGCCCCGGGCGGTGATTTCGACACGGCCAAGGTCGGCAGCTTTGACCACAAGCGCTACGCGGCCGAGTACACACATGCGGGCGAAGTGGGCCAGGCCGGTTACTACAAGGTGCAGCTGACCAGCTACGGCGGCATCACCGCCGAAGCCACGGCCCTGACCCGCGCGGCGGCCGAGCGCTACCGCTTTGCCGCGGGCGCGCCCACCGGCCATGTGCTGGTCAATCTGGGCCAGGCCAACGAGAAGCACTCGGTGGTCGGCAGCGAGCTGCGCGTGGGGGACGACCAGCGCAGCATCGAAGGCAAGATCACGACCAAGAGTTTTTGCGGCGGCGCTCAGTACACCACCTGGTTCCGCATGGTTTTCGACCGACCTTTTGTGGCCCATGGCATCTGGGACGGCGCCGGCGCCTGGCCCGGCGCCAAGGGGCCCAGCCACCAAGGCGAAGCGCGGCCGCACGGCGCCTGGCTGAGCTTTGATCTGCAAGGCGGCAAGTCGGCGGTGACGGCGGTCAGCGCCATCTCGCATGTCGATGCCGAAGGCGCCCGCATCAATCTGCGCGCCGAAGGCCTGGCCCCGGGCGGCGAACCGCTGAGCTTCGACGCCATGCGCGCCAAGGCCGAGGCCAACTGGCAGCGTGAGCTGAGCAGTGTGCGCATCGAAGGCGGCAGCGTGGACGACCGCACCGTGTTCTACACCGCGCTCTACCACTCGCTCTTGCAGCCCCTGACCGGCAGCGATGCCGACGGGCGCTACCGCGGCTATGACGATGCGATCCACACCGCCAAGCATCAAGGCAAGGAGTGGACTTACTACGAGTTCTTCTCGCTCTGGGACACCTACCGCACGCAGAACCAGCTCCTGGCCCTGTTGCGCCCGGAGCGCGCGCGCGACATCGCCTACTCGGTGCTGAAGATCCGTGAGCAGGGCGGCTGGCTGCCGCGCTGGGGCTATGCCAATTTCGAGACCAACATCATGACGGGCGACCCGGTGACGCCTTTCCTGGTGGACCTGTGGCGCCTCGGTGCGCTCAAGGGCCGCGAGCGCGAGGCTTACGCTGCCCTGCGCGAGAACGCCTTTGGCGTGCCGCCGCACCGCATCCGCGCACAGGGGCGGGCGGGCAACCCCAGCTATCTGAAGCAGGGCTTCGTCCAGTACGACCGCGGCTTTGTCTCCAAGGGCATGGATGTGGACCCGCACCACGGCGCCTCGTCGACGCTGGAATACGCGCTGGCCGACGGCGCCCTGGCCGAGATGGCCCAGGCCCTGGGCCACAAGCAGGATGCCCAGGTGCTGGCCCAGCGCGCCCTGAACTGGCGCCGCATCTGGGACGAGCGCGTGCTGGATACGCCCACCGGCCAGCGCGGCTTTCCGCGCCCGCGCCGTGCGGACGGCAGCTGGTTCACCGAGCTGAACGGCGGCTATGACCCGCGCTCCGAGCGCGGCTTCCACGAGGGCACGGCCTGGCAGTACCAATGGCTGGTGCCGCAGGACATCCCCGGTCTGGTGTCGGCCATGGGCGGCCCGGCGGGGGCGGCGCAGCGTCTGGACCACTTCTTTGACTACGAGGCCCTGCTCGCCGACCCGGCGGCCGCGGTGCGCAAGTCCTGGGTGGTGGGGCCGTACAGCTATTACAGCCAGTTCCGCTACAACCCGAACAACGAGCCCGATCTGCATGCGCCCTGGGTCTACACCCTGATCGGCCAGCCCTGGAAGACGGCCACCGTGCTGCGCGCCGCCGAGACCTTGTTCGGCAATGCGCCCAACGGGGTGACCGGCAATGACGATCTGGGCACCATGTCGGCCTGGTATCTGTTCAGCGCCCTGGGGCTTTACCCCGACATGCCGGGCAGCGGCCGCTTCCTGCTGCATGCGCCGCGCTTCGCCCGTGCGGAGATCGACCTTGGCAGCAGCGGCCGCAGCCTGCGCATCGAAGCGCCGGAGGCGAAACCGGGCGAGCGCCGCTTTGTCGAGGCCGTCACATGGGCGGGTGGCGCACACCATCCGGTATGGCTCTCATGGGAAGCCCTGCAGTCGGGTGCTACCCTGAGCTTCAAGCTGAGCCCGCAGCCCGACCCACAAGGTTGGGGCACGCGCGCCCGCGATTTGCCGAAAGCGCCAGCAGGGCTCAAGCCCTGA
- a CDS encoding carbohydrate kinase family protein, translating into MHDAPLMLCAGEALTDMIHQGGAQWLARVGGSTWNVARALAALGERTAFAGAVSADRFGDELWAASEAVGLDLRLMQRAPRSPLLAMVEQGEPPRYFFIGDDSADLYFDPTALPEGWSRKLRWAHFGGISLAREPLAGRLVALAEHLKEQGVAISYDPNYRKVMDERYTPTLHRMAAVADLIKVSDDDLRGLFPGLELDAALQRLRALNPSALCLLTRGGHGASLYRGEERVDATAPAVAVVDTVGAGDASAAGLLYSLSRHPDRPLQAHLHAALAAGSAACLQSGATPPTPLAMGQLFDQLQEQHAKDKVPS; encoded by the coding sequence ATGCATGACGCACCGCTGATGCTCTGCGCCGGCGAGGCGCTGACCGACATGATCCACCAGGGTGGGGCGCAGTGGCTGGCCCGCGTGGGCGGCTCCACCTGGAATGTGGCGCGTGCGCTGGCGGCGCTGGGCGAGCGCACGGCTTTTGCCGGGGCCGTCAGCGCCGACCGCTTTGGCGATGAGCTCTGGGCCGCCAGCGAGGCCGTGGGCCTGGACCTGCGCCTGATGCAGCGCGCGCCGCGCTCGCCCCTGCTGGCCATGGTGGAGCAGGGCGAGCCGCCGCGCTACTTCTTCATCGGCGACGACAGCGCGGACCTCTATTTCGACCCCACGGCCCTGCCCGAGGGCTGGTCGCGCAAGCTGCGCTGGGCGCACTTCGGCGGCATCAGCCTGGCGCGCGAGCCGCTGGCCGGCCGCCTGGTTGCCCTGGCCGAGCATTTGAAAGAGCAGGGCGTGGCCATCAGCTACGACCCGAATTACCGCAAGGTGATGGACGAACGCTACACGCCGACGCTCCATCGCATGGCCGCCGTTGCCGACCTGATCAAGGTCTCGGACGACGACTTGCGCGGTTTGTTCCCAGGGCTGGAACTGGATGCAGCGCTGCAGCGCCTGCGCGCGCTCAACCCCAGTGCGCTGTGCCTGCTGACCCGCGGCGGCCACGGTGCCAGCCTCTACCGTGGCGAGGAGCGCGTGGACGCCACAGCACCGGCCGTGGCGGTGGTGGACACGGTGGGCGCGGGCGATGCCAGCGCCGCCGGTCTGCTCTACAGCCTCAGCCGCCACCCCGATCGCCCTTTGCAAGCCCATCTGCATGCGGCCCTGGCCGCCGGCTCCGCCGCCTGCCTGCAGTCGGGCGCCACCCCACCGACACCGCTGGCCATGGGCCAGTTGTTCGATCAGCTTCAAGAACAGCACGCGAAAGACAAGGTTCCCTCATGA
- a CDS encoding sugar MFS transporter, translating into MANMAHHTAPQAADIQGGSGAEPGQHTSALVIVTLLFFMWGLITSLNDVLIPHLKAIYTLSYVQAMLVQFCFFGAYFIVSLPAGALIRRIGYQKGAVAGLLIAACGCALFYPAASSGYGLFLFAFFVLASGITVLQVAANPYVTVLGPARTASSRLTLTQAFNSLGTTIGPAVGGLLILSAVGTAADAATVRGPYLGLAAALALLAVLFWAAKLPQISDSETVSTGAEDKASAWSHRHLVLGAIGIFLYVGAEVSIGSFLVNFLGESHIAGLSHGDAAHYVSVYWGGAMIGRFIGFAVMRTVSPGKTLAFNSLAAIALVLAAVFGKGSVAMWAILAVGLCNSIMFPTIFSMALNGLGKHTGQGSGILCMAIVGGALVPFAQGAMADAMGVQTSFLLPAACYAFILYFGAKYASMYAAK; encoded by the coding sequence ATGGCAAACATGGCACACCACACCGCGCCTCAGGCGGCGGACATCCAGGGAGGCAGCGGCGCCGAGCCCGGGCAGCACACCAGCGCCTTGGTCATCGTCACCCTGCTGTTTTTCATGTGGGGCCTGATCACCTCGCTCAACGACGTGCTCATCCCCCACCTCAAGGCCATCTACACCTTGAGCTATGTGCAGGCCATGCTGGTGCAGTTCTGCTTCTTCGGCGCCTACTTCATCGTCTCGCTGCCAGCAGGTGCGCTGATCCGCCGCATCGGTTACCAAAAGGGCGCGGTCGCCGGCCTTTTGATCGCGGCCTGCGGCTGCGCGCTGTTCTACCCGGCGGCGTCCAGCGGTTACGGCCTGTTCCTGTTTGCCTTCTTCGTGCTGGCCTCGGGCATCACCGTGCTGCAGGTGGCGGCCAACCCCTACGTCACCGTGCTCGGCCCGGCCCGCACGGCGTCCAGCCGCCTGACCTTGACGCAGGCCTTCAACTCGCTCGGCACCACCATCGGCCCAGCGGTCGGCGGTCTGCTGATCCTGTCGGCCGTGGGCACGGCGGCCGATGCGGCCACGGTGCGCGGCCCCTACCTGGGTCTGGCAGCGGCCCTGGCCTTGCTGGCCGTGCTGTTCTGGGCCGCCAAGCTGCCGCAGATCAGCGACAGCGAAACCGTCAGCACCGGCGCGGAAGACAAGGCTTCGGCCTGGTCGCACCGCCACTTGGTGCTGGGTGCCATCGGCATCTTTCTGTACGTGGGCGCCGAGGTCAGCATCGGCAGCTTCCTGGTCAACTTCCTCGGTGAATCGCACATCGCCGGCCTCTCGCATGGCGACGCTGCGCATTACGTCAGCGTCTACTGGGGCGGCGCCATGATCGGCCGTTTCATCGGCTTTGCGGTGATGCGCACGGTCAGCCCGGGCAAGACCCTGGCTTTCAACTCGCTGGCGGCCATCGCCCTGGTGTTGGCGGCCGTGTTCGGCAAGGGCAGTGTGGCCATGTGGGCCATCCTGGCCGTGGGCCTGTGCAACTCCATCATGTTCCCCACCATCTTCAGCATGGCGCTGAACGGCCTGGGCAAGCACACCGGCCAGGGCTCGGGCATCCTCTGCATGGCCATCGTCGGCGGTGCCCTGGTGCCGTTTGCGCAGGGCGCCATGGCCGATGCCATGGGCGTGCAGACCTCCTTCCTGCTGCCCGCCGCCTGCTACGCCTTCATCCTCTACTTCGGCGCCAAGTACGCGTCCATGTACGCGGCCAAGTGA
- a CDS encoding DsbA family protein translates to MVSRGAASGLSLRYLFDPLCGWCYGAAPLIDRLAVHLQGVPGTGLSLAPTGLFSGSGARRMDAGFADYAWANDVRIAQLTGQRFSERYRREVLGQIGASFDAGPAYLALSAVALTAPERELEALRHIQQARYIEGLDITARPPLVELLQAHGLHAAAERLQAADADLLALEAQRREQSQALMRDLGLHGVPALVCETPAGRRVIRGQALYGEFSELLAELGLAQA, encoded by the coding sequence ATGGTGAGCCGCGGCGCAGCCTCGGGCCTGAGCCTGCGCTATCTGTTCGACCCCCTGTGCGGCTGGTGCTACGGCGCCGCGCCCTTGATCGATCGCCTGGCGGTGCATTTGCAGGGCGTGCCGGGCACCGGCCTGAGCCTGGCGCCCACGGGCTTGTTCAGCGGCAGCGGGGCGCGCCGCATGGACGCCGGCTTTGCCGACTACGCCTGGGCCAACGATGTGCGCATCGCGCAGCTCACCGGCCAGCGCTTCAGCGAGCGCTACCGCCGCGAGGTGCTGGGCCAGATCGGCGCCAGCTTCGATGCCGGCCCGGCCTACCTGGCCCTGAGCGCCGTGGCCCTGACGGCGCCCGAGCGCGAGCTGGAGGCCCTGCGCCACATCCAGCAGGCCCGCTATATCGAAGGCCTGGACATCACGGCGCGGCCGCCCCTGGTCGAACTGCTGCAGGCACACGGTCTGCATGCCGCGGCCGAGCGGCTGCAGGCGGCCGATGCCGATCTGTTGGCGCTGGAGGCGCAGCGCCGCGAGCAGAGCCAAGCCTTGATGCGCGATCTGGGCTTGCACGGCGTGCCGGCCCTGGTGTGCGAAACGCCGGCGGGCCGTCGCGTGATCCGCGGCCAGGCGCTGTACGGTGAGTTCTCGGAGCTGCTGGCCGAGCTGGGGCTGGCTCAGGCCTGA
- a CDS encoding LysR family transcriptional regulator, producing MDRLRAMQVFVEVVNTGSFSAAAERLEMSRAMVTRHVAALEEWLEARLLQRTTRSLTLTDAGEHCLRRSQQMLALQQDVEEETSGLGDGPDGRGGQLRGQLRLTCSMSFAYAQLAAAVVDFLRLHPLLKIDLNASEGALNLVEARIDLAIRISAEPDPALIGRRLAPCASVLVASPDYLARQGEPQQPADLERHLCLSYANFGRSTWLLSRGEERSAVTLRSHFSANEATSLLQAALAGGGLALQPRYLANPHLASGRLREVLPDWSPPEMGIYALYPSRRHLSPALRALLDFLVARFEAVPW from the coding sequence ATGGATCGACTGCGCGCCATGCAGGTGTTTGTGGAGGTGGTGAACACCGGCAGCTTCAGCGCCGCAGCCGAGCGGCTGGAGATGTCGCGCGCCATGGTCACCCGCCATGTGGCGGCGCTGGAAGAGTGGCTGGAAGCGCGCCTGCTGCAGCGCACCACGCGCAGCCTGACCCTGACCGATGCGGGCGAACACTGCCTGCGCCGCAGCCAGCAGATGCTGGCCCTGCAGCAGGATGTGGAAGAGGAAACCAGCGGCCTCGGCGACGGGCCGGACGGCCGCGGCGGCCAGCTGCGCGGCCAGCTGCGCCTGACCTGCAGCATGTCTTTTGCCTACGCCCAGCTGGCGGCGGCGGTGGTGGACTTTCTGCGTCTGCACCCCCTGCTCAAGATCGATCTCAATGCCAGCGAGGGCGCACTCAATCTGGTCGAGGCGCGCATCGACCTGGCCATCCGCATCAGCGCCGAGCCCGACCCGGCCCTGATCGGCCGGCGCCTGGCGCCCTGCGCCTCGGTGCTGGTGGCCTCGCCCGACTACCTGGCCCGCCAGGGCGAACCGCAGCAGCCCGCCGATCTGGAGCGCCACCTGTGCCTGAGCTACGCCAATTTCGGCCGCAGCACCTGGCTGCTCAGCCGCGGCGAGGAACGCAGCGCCGTGACGCTACGCAGCCATTTCAGCGCCAACGAAGCCACCTCGCTGCTGCAGGCCGCCCTGGCCGGCGGCGGCCTGGCCTTGCAGCCGCGCTATCTGGCCAACCCGCACCTGGCCAGCGGCCGGCTGCGCGAGGTGCTGCCGGACTGGTCGCCCCCCGAGATGGGCATTTACGCGCTCTACCCCTCGCGCCGCCACCTCTCGCCGGCGCTGCGGGCCTTGCTGGACTTTCTGGTGGCGCGCTTCGAGGCCGTGCCCTGGTGA
- a CDS encoding DUF2256 domain-containing protein, whose product MRPFPTRHRASRRFAAAFDPGHKSALALAYRAGMKEKSRSEAPGPFRGNKASLPSKPCLACGRAMSWRRSWAKNWAEVKYCSERCRRSPAKSG is encoded by the coding sequence ATGCGGCCTTTTCCCACGCGCCACCGGGCGTCACGACGCTTTGCCGCGGCTTTTGACCCCGGTCACAAGTCCGCTCTGGCTTTGGCGTATCGTGCCGGCATGAAGGAAAAGTCACGCAGCGAGGCGCCGGGCCCTTTTCGCGGCAATAAGGCCAGCCTGCCGTCCAAGCCCTGCCTGGCCTGCGGTCGGGCTATGAGCTGGCGCCGCAGCTGGGCCAAGAACTGGGCCGAGGTCAAGTACTGTTCCGAGCGCTGCCGACGCAGCCCCGCGAAATCGGGCTGA
- a CDS encoding MBL fold metallo-hydrolase, protein MATATALSLGATASLAQAADVSPASTPASAPALSLKVYNADSRSFNVNSTLIYGEKEAMVIDAGFTRADALRIAAQVLDSGRSLRTIYVSQADPDYYFGVETLKQIFPQAEVLSTPAVLAKLAPKMAGKLAFWGPKMGANAPSQPVLPRAIEGNTLTLDGQSIEIRGTQGLLAHRPYAWIPSIKAIVGNIAVVGQMHVWTADTQSAAERAAWVAQLDEMAALKPAQVVPGHMSAGTPLDASAIRFTKDYLLSFEKNLAAHTQSADLIAAMKKAYPNLSEGALSLDIGAKVNTGEMKW, encoded by the coding sequence TTGGCCACCGCCACCGCCCTGAGCCTGGGCGCCACCGCTTCGCTGGCCCAGGCCGCCGATGTCAGCCCGGCCAGCACCCCGGCCTCCGCCCCGGCTCTGAGCCTCAAGGTCTACAACGCCGACAGCCGCAGCTTCAACGTCAACTCGACCCTGATCTACGGCGAGAAAGAGGCCATGGTCATCGACGCCGGCTTCACCCGCGCCGACGCCCTGCGCATTGCCGCCCAGGTGCTGGACAGCGGCCGCAGCCTGCGCACCATCTACGTCAGCCAGGCCGACCCGGACTACTACTTCGGCGTCGAGACCCTGAAGCAGATCTTTCCGCAGGCCGAGGTGCTGAGCACGCCCGCCGTGCTGGCCAAGCTGGCGCCCAAGATGGCCGGCAAGCTGGCGTTCTGGGGCCCCAAGATGGGCGCCAATGCGCCGAGCCAACCGGTGCTGCCGCGTGCTATCGAGGGCAACACCTTGACCTTGGACGGCCAGTCCATCGAGATCCGCGGCACACAAGGCCTGCTGGCGCACCGCCCCTACGCCTGGATCCCATCCATCAAGGCCATCGTTGGCAATATCGCCGTGGTCGGCCAGATGCATGTCTGGACGGCCGACACCCAAAGCGCCGCTGAGCGCGCCGCCTGGGTGGCCCAGCTGGACGAGATGGCCGCCCTGAAGCCGGCCCAGGTGGTGCCCGGTCATATGTCGGCCGGCACCCCGCTGGATGCCAGCGCCATCCGCTTCACCAAGGACTATCTGCTCAGCTTCGAGAAGAACCTGGCCGCCCACACCCAGAGCGCCGATCTGATCGCGGCCATGAAGAAGGCTTACCCCAACCTCAGCGAGGGCGCGCTGTCCCTGGACATCGGCGCCAAGGTCAACACCGGTGAAATGAAATGGTGA
- a CDS encoding glycoside hydrolase family 47 protein, with product MSHHFLPLISLSSISLPSISSSWVPAPARRALSGLCLAAVATLATSAQAAPLPALKPVSEAESAQLAQRVKEETRHAWRGYKQYAWGQDALKPLSKSSHNWYKSSLLMTPVDALSTLLVMGLKEESDEARELIASQLNFDQDLSVQNFEITIRLLGGLVSAYQLSGDARLLAKAEDLGKRLLPVFESPTGLPYTHVNLRSGKVSGTISNPAETGTLIIEFGMLSKLTGQPIYFEKAKRALVETYRRASPDGVVGSAINVETGRWERTDAHIGGGIDSYYEYLYKCWRLFGDNECKAMWDHSIAGVNKVLGDETKTGFWYGHADMNTGRRTKTQYGALDAFMPALLAIGGDLKRARKLQESNLRMWRLHGIEPESMDYKTMKVLSPEYALRPEIVESAYYLHQLTGDNRYRAMGREFFEDFVRHCRTEAGYAALKDVRTKVQEDSMESFLFAETFKYFYLLFSPKSALDFDAVTFNTEAHPMRLSAPVQAPAAAR from the coding sequence ATGAGTCACCATTTCTTGCCCTTGATTTCTTTGTCCTCGATTTCTTTGCCCTCGATTTCCTCGTCCTGGGTTCCGGCTCCGGCGCGCCGCGCGCTCAGCGGCCTGTGCCTGGCTGCCGTGGCCACCCTGGCCACCTCGGCCCAGGCCGCGCCGCTGCCCGCGCTCAAGCCCGTCAGCGAGGCCGAATCGGCCCAACTGGCCCAGCGCGTCAAGGAAGAAACCCGCCACGCCTGGCGCGGCTACAAGCAGTACGCCTGGGGCCAGGACGCCCTAAAGCCCCTGAGCAAGAGCAGCCACAACTGGTACAAGAGCTCGCTGCTGATGACCCCGGTCGATGCGCTCAGCACCTTGCTGGTGATGGGCCTGAAGGAAGAGTCCGACGAGGCGCGCGAGCTGATCGCCAGCCAGCTGAACTTCGACCAGGACCTCTCGGTGCAGAACTTCGAGATCACCATCCGCCTGCTCGGCGGCCTGGTGTCCGCCTACCAGCTCAGCGGCGATGCCCGATTGCTGGCCAAGGCGGAAGACCTGGGCAAGCGCTTGCTGCCGGTGTTCGAGTCGCCCACCGGCCTGCCCTACACCCATGTCAATCTGCGCAGCGGCAAGGTCAGCGGCACGATCAGCAACCCGGCCGAGACCGGCACGCTGATCATCGAGTTCGGCATGCTGAGCAAGCTGACGGGCCAGCCGATCTATTTTGAGAAAGCCAAGCGCGCCCTGGTGGAAACCTACCGCCGCGCCTCACCGGACGGCGTGGTCGGCTCGGCCATCAACGTCGAGACCGGTCGCTGGGAGCGCACCGATGCCCACATCGGCGGCGGCATCGATTCCTACTACGAGTACCTGTACAAATGCTGGCGCCTGTTTGGTGACAACGAGTGCAAGGCCATGTGGGACCACAGCATTGCCGGCGTCAACAAGGTGCTGGGCGACGAGACCAAGACGGGCTTCTGGTACGGCCACGCCGACATGAACACCGGCCGCCGCACCAAGACCCAGTACGGCGCGCTGGATGCCTTCATGCCGGCCCTGCTGGCCATCGGGGGTGATCTCAAGCGCGCCCGCAAGCTGCAGGAATCGAACCTGCGCATGTGGCGCCTGCACGGCATCGAGCCCGAGTCCATGGACTACAAGACCATGAAGGTGCTGTCGCCCGAGTACGCGCTGCGGCCCGAGATCGTCGAGTCGGCCTACTACCTGCACCAGCTCACCGGCGACAACCGTTACCGCGCCATGGGCCGCGAGTTCTTCGAGGACTTCGTGCGCCACTGCCGCACGGAAGCAGGCTATGCGGCACTCAAGGATGTGCGGACCAAGGTGCAAGAAGACTCGATGGAGAGCTTCCTCTTCGCCGAGACCTTCAAGTACTTCTACCTTCTGTTCTCGCCGAAATCGGCGCTGGACTTTGACGCCGTGACCTTCAACACCGAAGCCCACCCGATGCGCCTGTCGGCGCCGGTGCAGGCTCCGGCGGCCGCGCGCTGA